The Argopecten irradians isolate NY chromosome 4, Ai_NY, whole genome shotgun sequence genome has a window encoding:
- the LOC138322052 gene encoding 110 kDa antigen-like — MYNTVSIQNTVGMYNTVSIQNTVGIQNTISIQNTVGIQNTVSTHNTVGIQNTVGIQNTVGIQNTVGMYNTVSIQNTVGIQNTVGIQNTVGIQNTVGIQNTVGIQNTVGIQNTVGMYNTVSIQNTAGIHNTVGIQNTVGIQNTVVIQNSVSVQNTVGI; from the coding sequence ATGTATAACACTGTcagtatacagaacactgtcggcATGTATAACACTGTcagtatacagaacactgttggtatacagaacactatcagtatacagaacactgtcggtatacagaacactgtcagTACACAtaacactgtcggtatacagaacactgtcggtatacagaacactgtcggtatacagaacactgtcggcATGTATAACACTGTcagtatacagaacactgtcggtatacagaacactgtcggtatacagaacactgtcggtatacagaacactgtcggtatacagaacactgtcggtatacagaacactgtcggtatacagaacactgtcggcATGTATAACACTGTCAGTATACAGAACACTGCCGGTATACAtaacactgtcggtatacagaacactgtcggtatacagaacact
- the LOC138322054 gene encoding homeobox-like protein HDP1: MYNTVSIQNTVGMYNTVSIQNTVGIQNTVGIQNTVSIQNTVGMYNTVSIQNTVGIQNTVGIQNTVGIQNTVSIQNTVGMYNTNTVGIQNTVGIQNTVGIQNTVGMYNTVSIQNTVGIQNTVGIQNTVGIQNTVGIQNTVGIQNTVGMYNTVSIQNTVGIQNTVGIQNTVGIQNTVGIQNTVGIQNTVGMYNTVSIQNTVGIQNTVSIQNTVGIQNTVGI; the protein is encoded by the exons ATGTATAACACTGTcagtatacagaacactgtcggcATGTATAACACTGTcagtatacagaacactgtcggtatacagaacactgttggtatacagaacactgtcagtatacagaacactgtcggcATGTATAACACTGTcagtatacagaacactgtcggtatacagaacactgtcggtatacagaacactgtcggtatacagaacactgtcagtatacagaacactgtcggcATGTATAACACT aacactgtcggtatacagaacactgtcggtatacagaacactgtcggtatacagaacactgtcggcATGTATAACACTGTcagtatacagaacactgtcggtatacagaacactgtcggtatacagaacactgtcggtatacagaacactgtcggtatacagaacactgtcggtatacagaacactgtcggcATGTATAACACTGTcagtatacagaacactgtcggtatacagaacactgtcggtatacagaacactgtcggtatacagaacactgtcggtatacagaacactgtcggtatacagaacactgtcggcATGTATAACACTGTcagtatacagaacactgtcggtatacagaacactgtcagtatacagaacactgttggtatacagaacactgtcggtatatAG